A single region of the Gemmatimonadales bacterium genome encodes:
- a CDS encoding LysM peptidoglycan-binding domain-containing protein — MPRTPRTYVIARSASPRRLGLVAVLAFGAPAVLSAQQELPASHTVRTGDTLWDLAHQYLGDPFLWPDIYRLNTAVVEDPHWIYPGEVLRIAPSDAAAAVPATDTPPPDSSAAAPRVVAISVPDNAPADPADSRLFPPSRGSIDIRLVAGQVTQPPALRRGDFYASGWLTEGQNLPFGRVIGSVAPLQIASEMGHGETTLYTRIAIEPAAGAAYQVGDTLLVADVSKRIEGYGNVVAPRALGRVVEISGKYPILALTSVFGEVLHGLAVLPAEAFTSPGMVQPVPVTEGVEAAVVGWPGRQELKGTGNVLFLNRGRRDGVAPGDVFEIRRVPHVDRDGSVRVAEVLATLQVVHVRDRTATTRIVHVTAPAIDVGMQAWQVAKLPS; from the coding sequence ATGCCGCGAACGCCTCGGACGTACGTGATCGCCCGGTCGGCCAGCCCGCGCCGCCTGGGGCTCGTGGCCGTGCTCGCCTTTGGCGCGCCGGCCGTGCTCAGCGCGCAGCAGGAGTTGCCGGCTTCGCACACCGTGCGCACCGGCGACACCCTCTGGGATCTTGCCCATCAGTACCTCGGCGATCCCTTCCTCTGGCCCGACATCTACCGGCTCAACACCGCGGTGGTGGAGGACCCGCACTGGATCTATCCGGGCGAGGTTCTGCGGATCGCGCCGTCGGACGCGGCGGCGGCCGTGCCCGCCACCGATACGCCGCCGCCCGATTCCTCGGCTGCCGCACCGCGCGTCGTGGCGATATCGGTGCCCGACAACGCGCCCGCCGATCCGGCTGATTCGCGTCTCTTTCCGCCCTCGCGCGGCAGCATCGACATCAGACTCGTCGCGGGTCAGGTCACCCAGCCGCCGGCGCTGCGCCGCGGCGACTTCTACGCGTCGGGCTGGCTCACCGAGGGACAGAACCTGCCGTTCGGCCGCGTGATCGGATCGGTCGCACCGCTCCAGATCGCATCCGAGATGGGGCACGGCGAGACGACGCTGTACACGCGCATCGCCATCGAGCCGGCCGCCGGCGCCGCCTATCAGGTCGGCGACACCTTGCTCGTGGCCGACGTGAGCAAGCGCATCGAGGGCTATGGCAACGTGGTCGCGCCGCGGGCGCTCGGCCGCGTCGTCGAAATCTCCGGCAAGTATCCAATCCTCGCGCTCACGTCCGTGTTCGGCGAAGTGCTGCACGGGCTCGCCGTGCTTCCGGCCGAGGCGTTTACCAGCCCGGGCATGGTGCAGCCGGTGCCGGTGACTGAGGGCGTCGAGGCGGCCGTCGTTGGATGGCCCGGCCGTCAGGAGCTCAAGGGCACCGGCAACGTCCTCTTCCTCAATCGGGGCCGGCGCGATGGCGTCGCGCCCGGAGACGTCTTCGAGATTCGCCGAGTGCCGCACGTCGATCGCGATGGCTCGGTGCGCGTCGCGGAAGTGCTGGCGACTCTCCAGGTCGTGCACGTGCGCGACCGGACGGCGACGACGCGCATCGTTCACGTGACTGCGCCCGCGATCGATGTGGGCATGCAGGCTTGGCAGGTAGCCAAGCTGCCGAGCTGA
- a CDS encoding single-stranded DNA-binding protein, with protein MEVCVSRSLNRAVLIGNLGADPEVRSTSNGSRVATLSIATSRQWKNQAGEKQEKTEWHRVVLWNTKFSNLADVAERYCKKGDKVYVEGSIEYRSWQDREGQTRYTTEINGKELILLSGKGEGSDAYAPAAKVAAASGGAKGKGESLEEFPEALDSEDDDLPF; from the coding sequence GTGGAGGTGTGTGTGAGTCGGAGCTTGAACAGAGCAGTCTTGATCGGGAACCTCGGGGCTGATCCCGAAGTGCGGAGCACGTCCAACGGTTCCCGCGTGGCGACCCTTTCCATCGCCACCAGCCGCCAGTGGAAGAACCAGGCGGGTGAAAAGCAGGAAAAGACCGAATGGCACCGGGTGGTGCTGTGGAACACGAAATTCAGCAACCTCGCCGACGTCGCCGAGCGGTACTGCAAGAAAGGCGACAAGGTGTACGTCGAGGGCAGCATCGAGTACCGCTCGTGGCAGGATCGCGAAGGCCAGACCCGGTACACCACCGAGATCAATGGCAAAGAGTTGATTCTGCTCTCGGGCAAGGGCGAGGGCAGCGACGCCTATGCGCCTGCGGCCAAAGTGGCTGCCGCGAGCGGCGGGGCCAAGGGCAAGGGCGAGTCGCTCGAGGAATTTCCCGAGGCGCTCGACAGCGAGGACGACGACCTGCCGTTCTGA